The DNA region GTGAAGCCGCCACACGTCCTGAGCAGGTCTACGAAGGCGACGCCGATAAAACCGTCCACGTTGAGGATCAGATTAGGTTTCTGAAGTAAATAGGAAAGCACAAGGATTAGTGAATTTTTTGCTTATTACCCGCCAACTTTCTTTCAAATAAAGGACTCGTTATTACCTTGGAGGTGGTGATCTTCTCCACATCTAAAGCGTAGTCAAGTAGCTGAGTGGAAGGGAAATGTTGCTTCACAAAGTCCTTCAAAATTTGGACTCTCATGTCTGGGTTGTTGATCTGCAATGACAGGCAGAGGTTGAGGAATTCCATTTTTCATTTACCACCTAATTTTTCAGTCACATGTTAGCTTTATGCTAACATACATGGTAGATgctattgtataaaaacaacaacatgaaagcaaagCACGGAGTTCATGTTGTTGTAGTTGGTATTAAAGGGAAATTGATATGGAAAACACCTAGTGACagtaatagatgtccaatccagctTAACTGGGAGGAGCTGGCTTTCGATCTCTTCCAGAGTTAAGCAATAAAACTCCCACAGCAAAATACACACTGGCCACACTCATTTGAATTTGTCCTATTCAAATAATTATACAATATTatataaatagttattaatttATCTTTATAACCCCCATTTCATTAcaattttagggctgcagctattgattatttaagtAGTCGATTACTATCAACtaattagttcaaataatcgagtaactgGATTACGaatatttaatgcgttgcagaatacattttaggagatgtaaaacaaaggcttgctaagattgtacTTTCAAAAGAGCTTTAAAtgcgaataaaaaataaaattcctcgagtgtttcttcaaactatgcagaattgcactttcatttataaataaattaaaatacatcaTCTTAACTTCAAATggcttacaaaaaataaatgaggatctaagtacaacaaaagaacaattggctaacttgcatagcaaaggtgcgctagcttaaatgctataaaatgctagggTTGTTTTAAATTTCTCTTAACAAATCTTTCAAACAcattcctacaaaaaaaaaaaaaaaaaacagttaaatatacccagaaactaaattacgaaggcataaaaaaaaaaaaaaaaaaaaacttacctaatgttggtcttaacagggaacagctggattcagccatgttaaataagttatgtcattttcattcatatatatatatatatatatatatatatatttatatgctgccacttgagggcagtgggccaaatcaataaaactaaatgcaaacactttcaaaacaaaccattacaacgccactctaattaaagcaatactcaaagcagcaaaatttgatttgaagcttttttgtaatcgaattactgagttaatcgattaattgttgcggcacaatttattatattttttttagggtgGCTGCAAATTATCGTTCTGCAGACCACAATTGGCCCCTGGGCCCCAAGTTTGAGGCCACCGTCTTTTTattaatgtaataaaaacatttaaggaaaaaaataaaataatcaaaatCCGTGCATTAAGAAGAAAATTTTTTTGAAACTTTCTTTGCATCTACGATACTTACCGATTTGACACGGTGTCCAATTCCCATAATGAGCTTTCCGTCCTTCTTCATCTTGTTGACAAACTCCATGGGCAGCATACCGCTGTCAAAGGCTTTACTGAACTGTTTGGCAGCTGCGTCGAGGGCGCCGCCAAAACGGTCACCCTGGAAGACACAAAAATAGTCTTCAAAACGAAGAGTTCATAGAAAAATGAGTCTTATGATGGGTACTGACGATGGTGAGAAGGCCGGATGTCAGGCTTGAAATGAGGTCTTTGCCGGCTCGAGCGCAGACGATGGTGTTGTGCGCGCCAGAGACGGCGGGCCCGTGGTCGGCCGTCACCATCAGGCACATCTCGATAAACTGGCAGGCGTAGCGAGGCAACCTGCAGCCATCAAAGTAAAAAATATGACAATAAATTACATGATGGATAAAAGACAGTGAATCTGTTCATTTATACACCAAATATaccatatacatattttttttaaagtcgtaccAGCCAAAgaatgcacaatgaagaggaaaaaaacaagccaAACTGGATTACATGTCAAATTTTTGGCGGGCAATTTTTAAATGGATCAAAAACCAAGAACAAACATTAAAGTAACAAAAGCAAAATGGAGAACAACGGGCTAAATAGACATTTGTTCATGTAATTGTTTTTCAGATAACAATAGCCTAAAAATGCAACTTTACAGGCTGTCAGGAGTCAAGAGTGAAAATAAAACATGCGTCGCACTTCAGTATAAGTCGCAGGCacggccaaactatgaaaaaattgCGACTTTTAGTCCGGAAAATACGATGCATCATTCGTCTTGCATTGTTATCCTGTTTGGAGGTGAAACGATTACTTGAATGatactcgattttaaaaattaatcgaggAATTTTTTCTCCGCCTCAAGGAATCGTTGAATTTtaccagctctaagcatgatgTTTTGCTCCGACTACTTTCAATGCGGCACAACGCGCCCACGTGCGTACAGGAAGAAGACAGTGGTggtggatatatttgatttcaaccatgcattAAGACAGAGGTAACGACGAAGACGATAACGAAAGCGgagagaaaggcaccaagacaaagcggaaaatgtcaaaagtgtgggagcatttcaagctggagaccaaggcgaacactgtttcatgGATTAACTGTGAGACAGGGCTTGAATAACTCTACTGCAAGTCTTCAATGCTGCAGCTCCACCGAAAGCACCACATTTAGTCAGAGTGGAGGAGCGGTACTcaggacaaggtaaaattaagttaccgtagcgctaataaataagattaacgttactgtaccttgctaatgtAACGTTAgctctgcggagggctaggtttgtacaaattatgactactgttgaTGTGTGGCTAACtagtctttcatacaggctttatttaatccctaaaaacagcgctgtagagtaatgagggtgtaaaaaaacataataaagctgaaTGTCAATTTTACCCaagtagtcattgatggataaaacacaaagtagcactggtgcctatgcctaatgtgctccaatacaacaagtatcatacatttattttgaacactgcaaaaactcaaaatcctatcgcgACTTATAAtttaaacttaaaacttaactagaatttaaaaaaagcttgacacaaatggaaattcaattgaaacgtggAGAAAAACACCTTACCTTTAAGggctgtgtgttatcaagcgtaatgacattttcaggtaacaaaagattttttgggaaagtttttttgagtgaaaacaatgaatttgttgtgtttttctctggtcacatctgagatgcaattgttggctgttttcaacaatgtacatctaaaataaagacattgattttctaaaaatgttttaatattagattaaatgtcttgttttctcatgtatattttagggctgtcaaatttgtcgcgttaacgggggtaattaatttcttttaattaatcacgtcaaactatttgatgcaattaatgcatgcacgttcatgtgttgcctcaaacagcttacaatgacgccgttttagcacatagagagcaaaaaggcagagaaatgcgaatgGACACAGGTGTTTATTGGACtgtgccttttattggcttaagctttggcagacACTACTACTAACAgcaatggttgcccaacttcccatcatgcatttgggcagagcaagagactatcttttccatataacgcttaattgaacacaacgcatcaCATATTTTATACCgattgcagccactactgacagtcatggttgcccaacttcccatcatgcatttgggcggagcaggagacgatcttattcctaacacgcctaattgaacacaacgcagaacatatgtATACCATTGGCAGcatccactgacagtcatggttgcacaacttcccattatgcatttgggcggaacagttacgtcgctacagtatcatttagaaagaaaaatacggcatattttagagatggtttgaattgcgattaattacgattaattgatttttaagctttgattaactcgattaaaaattttaatcgtttgacagctctagtatatttataattgctctttacctaaaatatgttttatccgattacttgattaatcgatggaattttcagtagaatactcgattactaaaatattcaatagctgcagccctaatcctgTTCATGCTTTTCAAAATGTTGACAAACCTGCGTTGGAACCAAAGAAGTCCAAGCACTCCTCCTAAGCCCATCTCCTCTTTGAAGACCTCAGTGATGGGCATGCCAGCATAGATGAGCTCCTGACCTCGCTCGTCACAAATGCTGGTCATAAAGGAGGCGGGTTTACGGATAAGGCCCAATTCCTAGTGAAAACAACCATTATTAGGTGCTCTAAAGCATAAACCAAGATAGAATTTGAGATTCTTACCCTGGCCCATGAGTAGTCCATTGGTACCGTTGGGGGTGGCACCTCTTGAGCAGGAACAATGGTCCCACTTGCCACTAGTTCATCGTAAACTGTCCTGTTCCAAAGGAACAATAAGCAAATAAATGAGATTCAAACTCTACAATAAGTGCTTGGGAATTAATGCATTTTACCTGATAACATCACCCAGCTCGTCAAAGCTCTTGGGTACGTacgctccagcgtctcttaaggcTTGGTTCTTGGCCACCGCAGTTTCCGATGCTTGATTAGCACACGCCCCAGCATGGCCAAACTGGACCTGATAAAGCaggaaaaaatgtaattgaaatgagtcagttttatttttttacaaatgcAGCCAACAGACCTCTGATGCAAACATGGTAGCGCACGTTCCGATACACCAACACACGACCGGTTTGGTAATCCTGCCCTCCTTAATCCCTTGACAAATGTTGTACTCGTCTGTTCCGCCAATCTATACGAAGACAGGAAAAACTTTAAACACTTTATTCAATAAAGTAATGATGCTAATCATGATAAGAGAAAATCCGAAATGTCATCCTACCTCTCCCAGTACCACAATCATCTTAACGCCTGGAGTGTCCTGGTAGCGAAGGACGTGGTCCATAAAGGTTGAGCCAGGGTATCTAAACATATATATTTGGTCAGGTAACAGTAACAGAGACAATAAACGTTTGAGAACAACGAGCACATCTTACCTGTCTCCGCCGATGGCCACTCCCTCAAAGACACCGTCGGTTGTGCGAGAGATGATGTTGTTGAGCTCGTTGGACATGCCCCCTGAACGCGAAACGTACGCCACGCTACCGGGGCGATACAGCTTGGATGCTAGGATGTTGTCAAGCATGCCACCCGTGTTGCCAATCTTGAAACAGCCCGGCTTGATTCCACCAACCTAATcaatcacatttttttgttcagaaAATATTATTTCCAATATTACAATATTTTCCCAGATTATATGATGCATTTTTTCACTATCTGTTTGAACTCTGCAGCTTTAAAATTGGTTGGCGAATTTGCATCATCCAGTTTTGATGAAAGGCTAACATTTCTTAcaaattattttgcttaggggtaATGGTAATGTTGCCCCGTTGAGTGTATTCAAAGTCTCTTCCTACTAACTTGAGTTCCTTGATTCAACAGAACAGTTTCCGAGTGTTGAACATGCACTTAACTTTATTCCTAGCAATAGCATTCCCAAGGCTACGTTTGTGCGAAATTTCATTGCCAAAGGAGgctaaattttattgcttggcTCCACTAAAAACAATTTAAGGCTAACAAAGCATGCTCATCCAGCACACTATTATTTGagaagtacaggtagtccctgccaGGGataggaattgataggatttttacgattccgattccattatcgatattgcttaacgattctttattgattttcttatcgattctaatttgggggaaaagaacaaacattttgattggcatcgagtttgtttagtctgaagtcacaaccttacaaactcacgaggtagaaaagaggcccaaagcctcaatgttaactgtggcaataagtggcaaatacacaagaatgtgtaacattttactgaaacttttttctaatagaaataaaaaatattggtttatattggcatataggtcgttgttctgcctttggcaatatgtgttaaacgcAAGGGTCCCCAGACTTTTTCCTGTgacggccacataacttttcccttctctgatgaggggccggggtcagtttgtaagagAAAAGTGTgacattgcaggagtgcctaaatgtaaaaatttatttttcagaaagccacaatcaaataaccctttctggattcttcacggaacaaaagtaaataaaatagaaataataatataaaataataataataaaaacactattaattaaatagataataaccaaataaccctctctgagttcttcacagaaaaggccaggaaataaataacacgagtaaaaaaaaaaaaaaaaaatattcggggggctggaccaaatgtggaggcgggccgtattcggcccgcgggccgtagtttggggaccactggcaaagcgtattatttaccattaatgcatgccttttagtttttatggtgctttcacgctcaagtgggggcgctctTGTGCTTCCTCATGCGAAGAAGaatgcgctcacgtgaagaagagcgcgcttacacgcgaagaagaaatgccgcatccaagcgagtgagcgagttagtgagagagggaaacgctGCTACGAGCCtaggttctttgttaatgtttttaaaatatctacagaggcaacgcctgtatttatcatattttgtgttgttgttgttgtgtgtttccactcgcgatcggacacttaaatccagttgtgtagtggtttgaacgatgtgcaaatgctagcgaacgaatgctaaccatattgtattagcagctagtcatcgctgatttacgttgatgcaaacctgtttgttactggggacgaaattgatttgtttcatttctatttttagtttcagtcttcaagtgatggttgaataaagtcagcaaattataccaacgtcttctgcatcgtcatttgggagtttagctagctgtatagccaggactgagcctgagCGTCTCTGTGCAGTCGTATTCATTCCCTCCTGATGcagttccctcccgatgcagttatctccaccttgcaatgactgcaagtcgctttgttgtaatgtttcctcgtgaagtgaagacacactttcgagtgtTTGAACctgcgtgctgtcattgttatgtttaggcTGCAatactcgtgctaaaccatcgtaacctttcatattcaccctctttcctggttaagcatagccaaactttggagcgagtggttcttggcgccatgctagtttgatgagtctagacaacaagacacgtcacgacgcaatatgcgtctttaggaatcgttaaagggatcgttaaggctttttcattgtgatgccgaggcctcgaaacaataggaaccggttcggaattgaaaTCGGATTtctattcccatccctagtccgagggttacgacgtactcaaaTTTCCCGATTTCGACTCTACAACgccagagtctcgtccgccattttgtctccagtgtttttttttttcttattagtCGCACAAACAGTatgttattgtacctcacagtattttattttttactttactttattaccatgactagagctgaaacgaatactccagtaactcgagcaactcgagtttaaaaattgatccgaataattttattcgcctcgaggaatagtttaattttgccagctctaagcatcacattttgcctgGACtagttttaatgcgggacaacgcgctgatgtcacgtatgTACAGGAAGAAAACAGCggcggcggatatatttgatttcaaccatgcatgTATATAGAGATAACGACGAAGAAGCCGACGAAAGCCAAGAGAAATGCACCAAGAAAAGGCAgacattgtcaaaagtgaacaatgtttcatgtattcactgtaataAAGTGCTTGCATAAGAGTATCCCCGCCTGGCCTGGCTATCCATGGCCCTAACAACACTTCCGCACCCCTGGCTGGACCCCCGGGATGACCGCCCCCGAAACCCAGATCGAGCCCCACCGTGCGACCCGCCCATCTAACCCCCGCGGGACAAGGTCAAATGAAGTTAACGTAGCCCTATTAAATCAGATTaatgttactgtaccttgctaatgtaatgttagccctgtggagggctaggtttctattaataatgacaactgtcgatgcatggctaatGTTCCTTTCATACAAGATTGATtaaatctgtgaaaaaaaagcgctgtagagtgatgagggtgtaaaataaaacataagaTAACAGATGTTGTCAATttgagctcagtagtcattgatggataaaacaagtAGCACTCGTGCCTAATGCGTAGATATACAACAGGTATCataaatttattttgaacactgcaaaaacttaaaatcctaCCAGGACTTAAAATTtagacttaaaacttaactagaacttaaatagcttgacacaaatggaaattcaattgaagcgAGGGGAAAAACACCCAACGCTTACGTGGTGCGTGTTATtaggcgtaatgacattttaggttagaaataaagatttttttttttctttaagatctagaagttttttgagtgaaagctgtgattttttttattttttatttctagtcacatctgagatgcaattgttggccggtttcaacaatgtacatcgaaaataaaggcgattgtctgaaaatggttcaatattaagtGAAATGTTTTctcatatctataattgctctttacgtattttttttttttatctgattactccattaattgattccccccccccccaattactaaagtattcgatagctgcagccccacaCGTGACTTGTTCTGTACTCATTAAACgttaagttgttcagcttgacagacagcaaagcaACTGTACCTTTTAAAGTTCTACTTCACTTTTGACTATTTGTGGTCCAAACGACAccaattttaacaataaaacactcaacacaaaatgattgatgttcaaacgtccatctagtctgatcaatatataAATTAAGTTGCTTCACAAAAATCAGCTAGGTTAAATACTACGAatgctaacccctaaccctaaacccaatCCTCATAGCAAAACGCTCATAGGTAACTccgcaaactgtagctctaaacttaattacaaatgcatacacaaacatatgttAGTTGAAGCAACTTactgccttatgtgggccaaaccagagcgcagctatcctttatccatgtcagacatcgGAGTGCTCCTGTATGGAAGCCTTATTAaatgacagtccagccagacccaacgctgccaccagagggcagtgtatcctccaccattaaacaaaatacaatacttctggactttttggatagtaattttgaatttttaaagggCGAATTTAgacttacgtggaaattcgggttacgttagTACTACCTGTACTGCATTAAACACACCAAAGAGTGCTATTTGAATTCCTGCGAAACCACACATAGGATACACTGTCCTTGTGACTGGGTGGCACACTACAGCACAATGCTTCACTTCTACGCAGAGCTTTAAATGCTCATCGACGCCGTACCTACGCCGCCAGCCCGACAAACAATCATAAACCACACATTAATCATTACTGTACAACTTTACGTGATTACCGTAGCAGGCCCAATGATGGTGACGCCTTTCTCATCTGCCATTTTAATGAGTTTCCTGGTCAGAGCTTCGGGGATGCCCTCTGCGATGATGGCGATGGTGTGAATCTAATTCAACAGGGGAACAGATGGATGCATATCGCTTGACACAACGTGATCGCCAAACAAACTACTACCTGCGGGTGCTGCATGGTTTCCACCGTGCTGTCGAAGGCGGAGCGGAGTGACGCAAAACTTATTAGTACATCCACctcggggtgtttcttcatagcGTCGGCCATGCTTTTGTAGACCGGCACCAGAATCTCCTTGTGTCCCCAGTAGAACTTCTGCTTGTGATCCCCACTATTCAGTCATTAAACATGCATTTAGGAAGATATAAGGCATTGGGTAATTGTAAATGTAAATTACTCTATGTGACCTACGTAAAGGGGTAAACCATTGCGGCCACGGAGGGTTCATCCCGGGAGCACACGTAGTCGAAGTCCAGCATCCCTTGCACGGCTCGCGTCTGCATGCCCCATACCACGGCCTTGGTCCGCTTGCTGAACAGTGTGGTGGCTTTGGCTGAGGAGCATATGAAGGTTTACTTTGAAATTATGGACAGTAATAGAACAAGTTTAATGAGAGGTAAGCTAGTTAGGAGGCACAAAACGGCACAAAGGAAAGTCACTCTGCAGACAAGAGGAGGCTTATTATACATATTAGGTGAATATTATCTGCAAAACAACACATTTACCTTGATGGCTAcaactgacggcgatagacgtccaatccgttttgaccggttaaaatggattggacgtctatcgctgtcaacggCAGTGAAACAGTTAAGGGTTGCAATTATATTTTTACTCCATCCTAAATGGTTCGTCTGTAACTTGCAAAACAAGTATGTAGTGATCTGCAGTGTGCACACatttataaatgtataaatCCACATCTCTAATGAGCATGATATATTTTGAGAACCTTTGGTAACATGATTTAAGTAGCAAAGTGTGTagttatacagtcatgtgaaaaaattgggacaccctatggaagcctgtgtgttttctaacatatttggtcatatggatatttaatatcaattttaacaaacttgagagattcaagtaatagaactaaaaaattaaaactgaaaaatagatttttttataactttctgtaaaatgtaattttaaataaaagcaatttctgttgaggtaTAAATTAGAACACCCCCACATTCTATCCCatctaaaatggctaaaatccaacacagtcatagtttggtgtgcccctgactgttggagtgaaagaaaacaacatggtgagatcaaaggagccatcggaggccttcagaaagaagattgtagacgcttatgagtctggtaagggatttcaaaagatctcaaaagaatttaaaatcagccattccgctgtccggaaaatagtgtaCAGCTGTACGAaattcaaaacaactgtcaaCATGCCcatgtctggccgtccaagcaagtccacccagagagcagaccgcaggatgctaaaagaagtctccaaaaaccctaaaatatcttcacgggacctacagcaggctcttgctactgttgctgTGAAAGTGCATCCcattacaatcagaaagagagttcacaagtttaactttcATGGGTGGTGTGTGAGgtagaaacctttgctctccaaaaagaacatgaaggccgtaGTGaacaccaggacttctggaataatgttctttggacagatgaatctaaaattgaataattattattcttatattattggacaccagaacagatgaCATTTTTGGCGCAAACCCAATAAAGCATTCCAgggaaagaacctcataccagctgtgaagcatggaggtggaagtctcatggtttggggatgctttgctacagcaggacctggccagctcaccatcatagaatccaccatgaattctatcatgtatcagagggtgcttaatGAACATGTTAGATCTGCGAAGAAATTAAAGCCGAAGCGAAAAGTGACTCTGCAATATGACAATGACccataaatccaccaaggactggctgaaaaggaagaaatggagagttctGGAATGGCCGTTTCAAAGtctagatcttaatcccattgagatgctgtcgggtgacttgaaatgggctgtacatgcaagaaacccttcaaacatctcacagctgaaagtatcctgcgttgaggagtggggtaaactttcttcagaccgatgtcgaagactggtagatggctacaaaaagcatctcactgaagttatttcagccaaagggggtaacactagctgttaggcagtagggtgtcctaaatttttcctcagttagaatatgcatttttgtttggtttaatgagtaaaacaatgtaaatttttgttgtttacctgaagttaaatcactttcttttcaacAGAAACAACAAGATAAGACATTCACAtgcgaacatttcttaataaaggactgaatatttaatggggtgtcctaatttttttacatgactgtattttgattattaatggttCCTACAACTGCAAGATAATTGGCGGTATTGCTGTTAAGAGGTTGATTAAGTTCCCACTGAAGGCCCAGGAACCAAATGCATGGCCCAACACTGCCCATAAGGAACGCCAATCCACCAAGCCAGTAAAACACACAGTCTAAAGCCACAATAAATATGACTGAACACAAAAAAAGACCAGGCAGACAAGGATAAAGTGGAAAGCACATGAACAGGATTGTCACACCCTTTTCATACCTCCGTTGCAGCTTAATGAGGCCTGCACTTCTGCGAGCCCACAGGACCCGATGATAAAAACGAGCACAAAACAAGAGAAAA from Corythoichthys intestinalis isolate RoL2023-P3 chromosome 21, ASM3026506v1, whole genome shotgun sequence includes:
- the LOC130909624 gene encoding ATP-citrate synthase isoform X1, with protein sequence MSAKAISEQTGKEFLFKYICTSAAVQNRFRYASVTAETDWSRLTQEHPWLLTERLVVKPDQLIKRRGKLGLVGINLDLSGVQDWLKSRLMRETTVGKAKGVLKKFLIEPFVPHKQEEEFYVCIYATREGDHVLFHHEGGVEVGDVDSKAQRLTVAVDDKLSEDQVTKQLLTQIPNEKKDILASFIVGLFNLYEDLYFTYLEINPLVVTQDGVYILDMAAKIDATADYICKAKWGDVEFPPPFGREAYPEEAYIADLDAKSGASLKLTLLNPRGRIWTMVAGGGASVVYSDTICDLGGVDELANYGEYSGAPSEQQTYDYAKTILSLMTREKHPDGKVLIIGGSIANFTNVAATFKGIVRAIKDYQGPLKENEVTIFVRRGGPNYQEGLRVMGEVGKTTGIPIHVFGTETHMTAIVGMALGHKPIPNQPPMDAHTANFLLNSSNNVMTPATTRTASFSEARPSNDVTPAKKSKAGSPADPLHSLLWPLKNVVTYWKEVQASLSCNGAKATTLFSKRTKAVVWGMQTRAVQGMLDFDYVCSRDEPSVAAMVYPFTGDHKQKFYWGHKEILVPVYKSMADAMKKHPEVDVLISFASLRSAFDSTVETMQHPQIHTIAIIAEGIPEALTRKLIKMADEKGVTIIGPATVGGIKPGCFKIGNTGGMLDNILASKLYRPGSVAYVSRSGGMSNELNNIISRTTDGVFEGVAIGGDRYPGSTFMDHVLRYQDTPGVKMIVVLGEIGGTDEYNICQGIKEGRITKPVVCWCIGTCATMFASEVQFGHAGACANQASETAVAKNQALRDAGAYVPKSFDELGDVIRTVYDELVASGTIVPAQEVPPPTVPMDYSWARELGLIRKPASFMTSICDERGQELIYAGMPITEVFKEEMGLGGVLGLLWFQRRLPRYACQFIEMCLMVTADHGPAVSGAHNTIVCARAGKDLISSLTSGLLTIGDRFGGALDAAAKQFSKAFDSGMLPMEFVNKMKKDGKLIMGIGHRVKSINNPDMRVQILKDFVKQHFPSTQLLDYALDVEKITTSKKPNLILNVDGFIGVAFVDLLRTCGGFTRDEADEFVEIGALNGIFVLGRSMGFIGHYLDQKRLKQGLYRHPWDDISYVLPEHMSM